TGGCACGAGTTTGTGCTGCACTTTCGTACAACGCATGGAGCTACTTTTAAGGACACCACAAATCAATTAAAGAAAGAGGAAATTATGGACGAAGACCACTGCATTCAGGATAAATCACTTGACGTCGCTATAAGTGAgaaagaaattgaaactgaactTAAAGCACTGATAGATGCCGATGTCACAGAACCAGCCTCGCCTATATCGAATGGAAATGAATATGAATCAGGGGAAAATGCGCCCAAAGCTGAATCAGAGCAGGACGAAGAGGTCCTGGAAGGGGCTTCTTCATATTTGCCTACAAATCAGGTacatttcattataaatatatatttcatttactaCAATATCTCGCTGTTTAGTTTGATCCTTCGTTCTATCGACGGGATGTGCGCACTTTGACATTTATAGAGTCTTATAAGAATCAACCATGTCTTTGGAATAGGAATGACAGCAAGTATATGGATCCAGCTGCCTGTAAAACAGCCTACGGTCAACTTAGATCGGAACTGAAAACCAATATTGGCGTGATATTCACAGACCACTCCCTTAGGGCGGCAAtcaaaaagttgcaaatgcAGTATAATGCAATACACAATATCGTCTTAAATGGAAGTCAAAAAGAGGATTCAATTCCCTTTAGCCACTACACAAGATGTGCGTTTCTAAAAGCCAGCACAGAGTCCTCAAGACCTCCCTCCTCCTTATCTGAATCTAGTTCGAGCGAAAATGAATCAATGGAAACTGGATCCAATGCTGAATCAGAAGAGAATGAGGATAAGGACGAGGGTTCTTCGTATTTGCCCACAAATAAggtacatacaaatatatatacatagatattaACGACTTACGAAAATATTTCACTATCTAGTTTAATCCGTCATTCTTTCGACGGGATGTGCGCACTTTGACATTTATAGAAGCATATAAGAGCCAGCCATGTCTTTGGGATATTGGCGACAGCAAGTATAAGGACTTGATTGCACGTAGAGCAGCTTATCGTCAACTTATTACTGAACTGGAAACCAGTATAGCCGTCGTATTTACTGAACATTCTCTGAAGGTAGCAATCAAAAAGTTGCACACGCAATATAATACAGTAGGGAAGCGCGTTTCAAACGGAATTCAAAAGCCGAACTCAGTTCCCTTTAATCACTACACAAGATGTGCCTTTCTAAAAGCAAGTGGCGCAAACTCTAAAAATTCCTTTGAAATTGGACTGATACAGGTAATTTATAAGCCGTcgtgttttttaaatttctacaaTAACTTTTGTTCTTACAGTTgaatttttctaaaaaaaatacgcTTACAACGAACTTCATTCGCCTATATAGCAATTATCCACAACTATATGATGACAAACATAAAGACTTCTCAAAGATGGATGTCCGCAAAAAAGCATATGATGAAATAAAAGCAGCCA
This is a stretch of genomic DNA from Drosophila albomicans strain 15112-1751.03 chromosome 3, ASM965048v2, whole genome shotgun sequence. It encodes these proteins:
- the LOC117570935 gene encoding uncharacterized protein LOC117570935 isoform X2; translated protein: METCGFIISKGSDLESFLMRCSYCTIDVAIDQWHEFVLHFRTTHGATFKDTTNQLKKEEIMDEDHCIQDKSLDVAISEKEIETELKALIDADVTEPASPISNGNEYESGENAPKAESEQDEEVLEGASSYLPTNQFDPSFYRRDVRTLTFIESYKNQPCLWNRNDSKYMDPAACKTAYGQLRSELKTNIGVIFTDHSLRAAIKKLQMQYNAIHNIVLNGSQKEDSIPFSHYTRCAFLKASTESSRPPSSLSESSSSENESMETGSNAESEENEDKDEGSSYLPTNKFNPSFFRRDVRTLTFIEAYKSQPCLWDIGDSKYKDLIARRAAYRQLITELETSIAVVFTEHSLKVAIKKLHTQYNTVGKRVSNGIQKPNSVPFNHYTRCAFLKASGANSKNSFEIGLIQQLSTTI
- the LOC117570935 gene encoding uncharacterized protein LOC117570935 isoform X1; translation: METCGFIISKGSDLESFLMRCSYCTIDVAIDQWHEFVLHFRTTHGATFKDTTNQLKKEEIMDEDHCIQDKSLDVAISEKEIETELKALIDADVTEPASPISNGNEYESGENAPKAESEQDEEVLEGASSYLPTNQFDPSFYRRDVRTLTFIESYKNQPCLWNRNDSKYMDPAACKTAYGQLRSELKTNIGVIFTDHSLRAAIKKLQMQYNAIHNIVLNGSQKEDSIPFSHYTRCAFLKASTESSRPPSSLSESSSSENESMETGSNAESEENEDKDEGSSYLPTNKFNPSFFRRDVRTLTFIEAYKSQPCLWDIGDSKYKDLIARRAAYRQLITELETSIAVVFTEHSLKVAIKKLHTQYNTVGKRVSNGIQKPNSVPFNHYTRCAFLKASGANSKNSFEIGLIQLNFSKKNTLTTNFIRLYSNYPQLYDDKHKDFSKMDVRKKAYDEIKAATVASIGDVSSNDIYLAIQGIRQWNFKSTKHVKEANEAELFYLKACDFLPNKTLKQKLICEICQQETSSDHVLQVHMHKVHNIGDLPFKCPSCERRFVARSEMATHMQRVHIGKTHKCNYCERSFAVNSDLRVHMRTHTGNSILCELCGKAFRLKYQLKAHITAIHTKIRAFKCTMCPKDFIKKVDLKDHIKSHLNIRDKICSTCGKGFTSCHSLIRHRQIHSDIKKFVCKLCDARFSQFVGLNSHMKRTHNIVRNSAQKSAETIVADETAT